In Portunus trituberculatus isolate SZX2019 chromosome 36, ASM1759143v1, whole genome shotgun sequence, one DNA window encodes the following:
- the LOC123513440 gene encoding uncharacterized protein LOC123513440: MATLGGLHRHHLRQRRSFRERKDVLNELDDRELVKRYWQDPAGIIFVTNLVRERLKRPTARNKASLPEMQVIFTVWRKEFLQIAGFPEVIGGIDGTHVMIVAPREYKVEFVNRKRYYSINVQFVFDA, from the exons ATGGCCACTCTAGGGGGactgcaccgccaccacctgcgaCAGAGACGGTCGTTTCGTGAGAGGAAGGACGTCCTGAATGAGCTAGATGACCGTGAGCTGGTGAAGAGGTATTGGCAGGATCCTGCTGGTATCATTTTCGTGACAAATTTGGTGCGGGAAAGGCTGAAGAGACCAACTGCAAGGAACAAGGCCTCTCTCCCCGAGATGCAAGTTATCTTCACTGTG TGGAGGAAGGAGTTTCTGCAGATTGCTGGCTTCCCTGAAGTGATCGGTGGCATTGATGGAACGCACGTAATGATTGTGGCTCCTAGAGAGTATAAGGTAGAGTTTGTCAACAGGAAGAGATACTACAGCATCAACGTGCAGTTTGTGTTTGATGCTTGA